From the Trifolium pratense cultivar HEN17-A07 linkage group LG4, ARS_RC_1.1, whole genome shotgun sequence genome, the window AAGCCCAATAACACGATAACAACTTTATTGCATACTGATGTGATCCTAAAATTCTATCCCTTAACAAGAAGAATTATTTCGGTCATGGAATAAAAAGATCCAAAGTTGAAGATTATCATCCAAGCATGCGATAGTGGAAAATGAAGAGATCCTCCACTAAGCATATGAAAGTGGTGCACCAAGCAATAAAAGAGCACCACTatctcttcttttattttgcATTTTCCTTGTAATAATTCAGCCCCACTATCATGATAGTTAGTAGCTGAAATCCTTTTGTTTTCTTAGGAGTTACTTTTTGCTTATTACATCATTATAAGCCATTCCTATATATAGGAGGCATGTAACTCTTGCTAAAAAAGATTTggattgagtaaaaatatgagattTATTCTCTTTGGTTCTCTGAACCTCATTTTTAGCTTATCGGCTTGCCGTGACGCTAATCTTTGACTTATCAACCGGAGCCTCCATAGCCGGTTGTGGCGTCCTCACGACTTATCAATCGGTTTTTCCATCCCGATTGTGGCGTCTTTCCACCACCTCTATCATCACAACTCTTGTTTTGTTCCAACCGCTCCGCGATTCTCATCATTTGGTAATCAGAGCTCAGGTTCAAATCAGGTGTTATCTatccttttcaattttgttgttggttttattttcgtttttcatagtttgaaaaaaaaaagtgaaaaaaaaccGGAAAAAAAAAGATGGATGAAGAAATGCTGCAAGTCTTCACCAATGATTTAGAGAAGTTATTTCATAGtgagtttaaaaaaattcatgaaaagTTAGACCGCATAGAGAGGAAATATAGAAGAAATTATGATAAAAGAGATAGAGAAAAGGAAAGAGAagatagaagaaagaaaagtgaGGAACAAATAAAAAGTCATATGGCAAGTTTTGAAGTATTGTGGGAGGATCTCCTCAAAAATCTAGAGAAGAAGgataaagaaaatgaagaaaaaaaaaggtgtaAGGAGATACTTGAAAGTGAGgtgaaagaaaaagagataaTTGTGAAAGAGGTGAACAATAAAGAAAttcatgaagaagaagaagaagaagagcagatggaaaataaagaaaaaatagagatcAATGAGAGGGAGAAAGAGAAAAGTGTTGAGAAGTTATGGCATGCAACTACACTAGTCCCTTCTTCTAAGTTGGTTTGTATGATTAAGTGTTGGGACTCTTCTAATCATATTGATTTGTCTAACATTTCTCGTTTATGTCATGAAGGGAACAAAGTAAATGAAGAAGAATTTCCTCAACTAGTGGAAACAAATTACAAGTCTTGGAAAGATCATTTTGTCTGTGAATCACAGTGTATAAAAGggcaaacatatcttttaaatCAAAATGAAAACTTATCAAAGGTGAAAGTTATATGTGATGGATTCTTTAGATTTATTTTTGACCCAGGAGGTATTCAAGCTACAAATTCGAGGTCGAATTCTCTTGAAGAGGGAGGGAATGATGTGATCCTAAAATTCTATCCCTTAACAAGAAGAATTATTTCGGTCATGGAATAAAAAGATCCAAAGTTGAAGATTATCATCCAAGCATGCGATAGTGGAAAATGAAGTGATCCTCCACTAAGCATATGAAAGTGGTGCACCAAGCATTAAAAGAGCACCACTatctcttcttttattttgcATTTTCCTTGTAATAATTCAGCCCCACTATCATGATGGTTAGTAGCTGAAATCCTTTTGTTTTCTTAGGAGTTACTTTTTGCTTATTACATCATTATAAGCTATTCCTATATATAGGAGGCATGTAACTCTTGCTAAAAAAGATTTggattgagtaaaaatatgagattTATTCTCTTTGGTTCTCTGAACCTCATTTTTAGCTTATCGGCTTGCCGTGGCGCTAATTTTTGACTTATCAACCGGAGCCTCCATAGCCGGTTGTGGCGTCCTCACGACTTATCGATCGGTTTTTCCATCCCGATTGTGGCGTCTTTCCACCACCTGTATCATCACAACTCTTGTTTTGTTCCAACCGCTCCGCGATTCTCATCACATACCCAAACCCAGATAAAATCCACAGCCAGGAATTTCAAAATTACTAAATGCACTTAGGCTCTGATAAtaataaccaaaataaaatatcaactCATCAAAGTTAATATCCTAATAGTAATCATCTATCAAGATACAATCATTTGTAtggtactatttttttttttctttccagcTTTCGGTTTTACTTCACAATTCTATCTGCTTAATTTTGAATCTTCTTGATCACAAAGAAAAAACCCCTAAGGATCTTCTGTTAATATACACTTTATGCAGATAAAGAACAATCCTGCTGCTTTGCTGGCTTTATGTTGGTATTGGGCTACAGATGGTGTAGGATCCAAGGTATGAATTATATAGTTTATGGACGATTAACAACTGCTTCTGTTTCATGTCATTGTCTCCTGTTTTGTAACTATTGCTCATtgtgttcttttctttctttctattccTAAGGATATGGTTATCCTTCCGTACAAGGACAGCCTGTTATTATTTAGTAGATACTTGCAGCAACTGGTCATGGAATCTCTGGGCAAGGAATATGACTTGGATGGTAATCGGGTATGTGTGGCACATGCAGCAAATCATACTTTGTCCCGCATTTTGGATGAATTGCtagattttcttttaattgtttAATCAGTTTACAGCTGCCTTATATCAAGAAACAGCTGAATGGAGctttatagcttatagttttctAATTGATTGTTACTGTCTTAATGTTGGACACATTGCATTGGAATATCATTAACTTTTGAGTAACATGTTGATAATAGGTCTAGTTTGTATCAACATCATAGGATGGTGGATGTTTCATGCTACATGTTATCTCTCAACTAgtactttttaattttaaacagGTTAATCAACTGTCATCAATTAATGTTATCCAAATCTGACTTTTTTATTACAGGTTAATCAAGGAATTAGTGTCTATGGAAATAAAGGAAGCACGGATCAACATGCGTGAGTTGTTATTCCATTTTTAAGTTTGGTTGATATAATTTTTGATTTGAAtaaatttgttaaatttttGATTGTGTACAGCTATATTCAGCAACTGAGGGAAGGTGTACACAATTTCTTTGCAACATTCATTGAGGTGCTGCGTGATAGACCACCTGGTCATGATTGGGAGCTTGAACCAGGTGTTACCAGTGGTGACTACCTGTTTGGTATGCTACAGGTCTGACATAGTAATCAAACGGTTTTTCTCATCGAGTTTGATTATTGTATAGAAATTTTAAAGATTGGTTGGGGTTAGTTGTTATGTTTAGTGCTAAAAATTGAAGTTTCCACAGGGAACAAGGTCAGCTTTGTACGCTAATGACCGCGAATCTATCACAGTCACTGTGCAAGAAGTGACTCCCAGAGCTGTTGGAGCCCTTGTTGCACTGTATGAACGAGCAGTTGGGATATATGCCTCACTTGTCAACATAAATGCTTATCACCAGCCTGGTAAACATCTTTCCTCTTTAGCCTATTTTTTATTCTCTGGATCATAGAGAAAGCTTGAGTGATGCAAATTGAATTATATAACCACCTACTCTATTAGTTCCATTGCTATCATGTAAGTGATGTAACTACTTATCTGATAACTAGGTGTGGAAGCGGGTAAAAAAGCAGCAGGAGAAGTATTAGCACTTCAGAAGCGGGTGTTGGCAGTGTTAAATGAGGCAAGGTATGGTGTAACATGTTTGAAAATATCAGGCTTTTCTGTCTTAGCTagaaatatatttgaaattcaTAAGTGTGTTATAGATTCATGGATTTGGTTAGTTGTAAAAAGGgtcttgataagtgataaggGGAGGGACTAACTTGTCAGTAACAAATGGGAGGGGGAAAGTTAGTTAGAGGAGAGAGAACAGATTTGTTATATGCAGAGGAAGTGAAAGTGGTCATGTGTGTTCCTATTTTAGTTTTGGCTTATAGTTTGGGCCGCAGGAGCTTACCTTTGCTAGAGCATTTGCTTGTACTTTTGTATTTTCCTTTACTTATCAATAATAAAAAGTCCCTTTGTTAGATATGAAATTTCTATCTGTTGGGGCTTTCATTGAGAGGTAACGAGGGGGAGAATTCATATGCAAACCTAGCTGGCGTCACAGCGAGTTAATGCTCTAGTTGCTTGCAGTCATTGTTGAGACTTATCCAATAGATCAAGAGGTCTTACAACCAGTGTATGTGGCCCTCTTCAAGGACAATCTAGGTACTGGGATGAGGATACCTAATCCTACTCCTCATTGATAGTTGAGAGCTGCAGCTAGTCATAACTTCAATACTGCCAAACTAGTGGCCTCTTAAGGATTACCCATCACTAAAATCAAGGAGTTTGAAGTTGGTTTAGGAAATGGCATTGTCTTTTTCaagaaaaatgtaatattttgGTGATCCAATTGGGCCGAACAAATCTGTTTGTGGATGCTTGTGTTCTGGAATTAGAGGAGTTCAACCTTATCTTGGAAATGGGGAAACCTTGAGGGAAACCAAGACAGATTGGACCAAAAAAACAATGAGCTTTTGGTCATGAGATGGCTGTATTTTTACTCTCAATTGATTTGCATGGGTAATATGATCACATATGCTACAATCCTGCTGTGCTAAAGTGTTACAATGAGTATTTAAGAGGGACTACAGTCAACAAATAAATCTATTACTGATTGGGCCATCATGTCGAAGTCCAAGTATGCCAAGGAAGCAACAAAGGAATATGAAGGCAACTGTTTTAAAACTTTCTCTTTTCTGCCTTGAGGAGACAAGCAGATTTTCAGGTGGATGGTAGATTTTTGGATCTGGTTAAGTGGAGGGACCTACATGTAAATAACAAATTGGAGGGAAACTTAGTTTGGGGGAAGAGAGACTTTTTTTGCTATATGGGGTAGTTCAGTGTGAGGGAAGTTAGTTCGTGTTTCTTTTTTGGATTATAGCTTGATGAGCCGCAGGAGTCTGCCGCTGGGAGCATTTGCTCTTTCCGAAATTTCTTCTACTATAGTCTCCCTCTTTAGAAAGTAGTTGTTCCAATCAGTGTGTATGGACCCTCATGAACACCTGAGTTAGGAAAGTTTGAGGTTGGTGTATGCAGGGTAGACaccattttattttctctatcaaTTAACGATATCACTATAGGAGGGTCAATATCCATCTTCTATTCATCATATTCACCTTTTGTGTTTAGCATATTTATGATTCTTTACAAATATATTGTCCGATTAAGTCCAaattacattttatttatttttatattcagCTGCAAGGAGCCTATTGAACCATTGACGATTGAAGAAGTAGCTGAACGTTGCCATGCTCCAGAAGATGTAAAACATTACCTCACTGCTTctctatattaattttttcaatgaagTTTATTAATCACATTATTAAGAATTGttaacatttatattttttctgcAGATTGAAGTAATTTACAAGATTATTGCTCATATGGCTGCCAATGACAGAGCACTAATTGCTGAAGGTAACTGTGGTTCTCCAAGGAGCGTCAAAGTTTTTCTGGGAGAGTGTAATGTTGATGAACTGTATGCATGAGTTAGACCAATGAAATCCACATTTCATAATGTTATAGATATGTTCAAATGCCCATCAAAGGAAAGGAAGTAGCTTGgaataaattattttggttATTTGATGGATCACTTCATCTTCAAtgaaaaagatttattttttttgtagacaAACTTTTTTAAAGAGTGGTTGAGTTTGGTTATCTGAAAAGGAATCATATTAATAAATTTGAGAGGCACATAATGGAATAAGCTGGCTAGCTTTTGTGGAATGTTTGGACATTCTGAAAAGCAAATTTGGATTATGTAAAATTGGAATCTGTATAAATGTATTTGATTGTTATTTGGCCAAATTAAGTTGTTAGGAATAATGATAACGATGCACTCTTTAAAATGTTTATTCACATTGTTGGTTAAAATTTATGGGTCACAGTCACACCACTTTGAGTTTTTAGGATTTTCATTCCTTTGGTGTGATTggtaataattaaaatatgaaataattgaaataatttgaatattttttcatatagaCTAATTTTTAGACTTACATGAAAAGAAGAATCAACTTGTATCCGATTACTGAAGTAAAAAGATATTTTAGAAAATGCTAATGAGTTTTGACGTAATTGGTTAAggaaatatatttaactttttgaagtttaaattttgttatttttaatataaagtttCTTATCTTTGACTTCTTTGACTTTTAGGCTTAACTGtacttttggtcccttatctttattttaggttttaaattggactcttatcttttaaaaatttcaagttggttttttatcttttctACAGGTTTCACGTTGGTTTCTCTTGTCAAATTTTTTTCTAgtaccgttaaatttggacatgTAACCAACGGAAATCAAACTTGGAAAGATGACATGTGTCCAAATTTAACagtaatagtgaaaaatttgacgggagagaccaacttgaaacttgcaGTAAAGATAAGAgatcaacttgaaacctaaaataaaaacaagggACTAAAGcgtaattaagtttttttttatataaaaattggttaaatatatattttttgtccctACATTTTATCCTAAAGTCAAGAATAATCCCTACATTTTTTTATCGTTAAAAAAAGTCCTATATTTATTTTCGTTATAGAAATTAGTTCATTCCGTCAGTTTCTTGCTTAGTCACTAAACGAAACGCTGACGTGGCGAAGTGTGACAAATGATATGGTGACACCTGTCAACAAATTGAcatattattaaaacaaataaaaaaagttaaatttatttttggaattaaTAGTAATTGATGCCATatctatttaattgttttttattcatttttatttgttttataatatatatgtaaatgTATTAACACGTGTCACCATATCTTTTGTCACACTTTGCCACGTCCGTGTTTTCTTTAGTGACTAGGTAGAAAACTAATGAAATGGACTAATTTtgataacaaaaaattataggactttttttaactataaaaaaaatgtagggaCTATTCTTAACTATAAGATAAAATGTAagtactaaaaacatatttaaacctataaaaaaaagtcaaacatGTTTTTGAAAGATTGTTTATAAAAAGTACTATCTCTTCAATTTTTGTAAAGActcacttaatttattttaaacgaATTATTAATGTTATAGAATGGTCTGGGTTGCCAATTAGACAATGGTCTGGGTTGGGTCGGATCGGACTCAAAACCCTCACCCAGCCCAAACCACGGGTGAAGATATACTTAAAACGAGTCAAATAACTCGCATTcgcattcaaattcaaatcactCACTCCCTTCTATTGAGAAActtaggggtgctcaaatccaaaccaatccaaataaaaaccgataaccgatccaaaaaaatgaaaaaccgcaaaaaacggaagttttttggatgtgtttggatgtttttttatgaaaaccgctggatcggatcagatttcggattgatttcttaaaaccgatccaatcCGAatcaaaccgcatacatatattttaatatttatttatctttttattagtataaatatatatattgcattaaccttttttattcattttaaattttgttaatattatgttagtttaatttaatctattttttttactttttatatgtttcgaatataattggtaattgtcgttccaaaatattaattttcaatatattatatgttatattttacatcaaacttaatatttattttatcaaaaatgtcaaactattattttgtagcgttttttataatatttattaaaaaaaattacaatttataatttggatatcaaaaaaccgatccaaattaaaccgcataatattggatcggattggatcggattttgtttatttgtcatccaaaaccgaaccaaaccgcaagtgaatttatttttggatcggatgagtttttgcctcaaaaccgatccaaaccgaaccgcgagcagcCTCCACCGCCCCTTTTTAGTATTACCTAATTACCTAATTCCGCCGTTCCACCGCCCCTTTTTAGTATTACCTAATTCCGCCGTTCCACCGCAATGTCGAACTACGAGTACCCGAGGCTACCGAGGAAGGAAATAGTTCAAGTCTTATCCCAATTTGGAATAGCATCTGTCACCGAGAATGAAATCTCTAACCCTAAATCCCTTGTTGTTTTGGATCTCTACACTCGTATCCTGAACCATCTCGATTTTCTCCCTGAGTATAAAATCTCTCTTCAATCCTTCACATCACACTTTTCTCATTCATTCACTACTTTTCTTGTTAACactgtttctttcttttatttctcaCAGGGAAGACAATGACCAACTTCAGTTCGATTCGTTAGAGCGTCTCGAGAATCCTGATCTTCACCTTGGATCAGTTCGCGTTATCAAGATTTACCACAAGATCAAACAAATGCTTACCGGTCTTGAATGTCCGAACAAGTTCACATTTAACATGGCCGATCTTGTCAAGCCTGATCCTCATCGAACCGAGTTCTTCCTTGGCGCTCTTCTCAATTTCTGTCTCTACAGGTTGGTTATGGTTACTCTCACTTTTTCAACCATTTCAATAATTcaacaaaaaatagaaaactataaaatatgacctaattgtcaattttttttttatgtcaggGATTCGAGAATGAATTCCATATCACCAATTGTCGACGAATTCAACGATTTAGAACAGAAAATACTGGACATTGAAAATACCAAGATAGTCCaggttataaattataatagtttttttttgtgtgtgtgtgttgggATAGGTTATTTCATTGATTGAGTTTGATTCCGTTATTATAGTTGAAATTGGCGATTGCTGAAATCAAAGAAGCCAGGGAAAGAGATATGCCTTCTGTTCAGGAAGTGGATGCAAAAGTGAAAGAGCTGCGTCAAACAATCGCAAACCTGAACAACGAACAGATGTCTCTGAGGACTACTTTAAAGAAGTTGAAGGAGAAAAATGTGGAAATGGATGATAAGGTGAGGTTTTCATTTGATAGATCACAATCATAATATGCTTTGAACAATAATTGAAGCTTAGTTAACATAATGAGTTACATAATCTTCTTGATTTATCGGTTTTTTGAACAGtatatagaagaaaaataattgatgtatagGTTTTTGTGAACAATTGATGTTAGGATTAGGACATTGAACCTCTGGTTGTTTTTGTAACTTGAACATGTATAGCAGGATGCAGTTTTGGAAGGTTccttttgttcattttttgtttataaccatCGGTAATTAAAGCTTAATCTGATTAGTTCCTAGTAAATGTTATTTCCTTTGCAGCTTTGCGGGTATTTGATGATAGATTATGATATTTGATGATAATTCTAATTTCTATTTCCTTTTCTCGCCCCAGATTTCTGGTGCTGAATTTAGACTGGTACAAAATGTTCAGGGGAATGGAAATCTACAATCAAAGATTGTCCAATCACCTAATAAAGTACAGGTATCCTTTTCAGTTCATTATCTCCATTCGTCATAAATCAGTTgccaatgaaaaatttaatgttgTAGTTTAGTCTATTCTATTGTTCGCAAAATCAAACTTAATACGTTCTCAGCTAACACAGTAGTAGTTTTAAACAATTGCTCTTTTCCTATAAATCAAAAGGTGCTCACTTGATGATCTTTTTTACTCAATGTCCAACAAGGGCTAAACTAATCATATTACAATGAAAAGTGGTGGTGGACACTATTTTGAAGATGTTTTTAAGTGTGAGAGTTGAATTGAAAAGAAATTGTAGGAATTAAATTAAAAGTACGTGGaaactaaaatttaatttaaccaCAGAATTGTTATTGCAGTTCAGATGAACTAAAACCACAGTTATTTTAGAATGTACATTCCGTGTAGACTGTAGATTGATCTAGAATGTTTTTCCTACTTCTACCCATTTaactttgctttttttttttttttttttatttttaatcttgcATGAAGAGGGCTTTAGAGGAAAAGAAGTTAGCTCGAGAGGTGGCAAGAAATGCTGAAAGATTAGCCATGCACACTTTCCATGAGAAGACTTCCCATGTTGAAGTTTTATCCAAGGTATGTTGCCAAAGGCTAGTTTAATTTTGCTCTTCATCAGCATTTTGGGTCTGGGttaagtaataattttgttggaCTGTAGTGACTTTCTTTCTTAATTACTTAACATTTCTTTAGGATGCAATTGCAACCCTATCCTAAACTTGCAATATGATTCAACTTTTGTGAAACCTCAACTTTTCAAAACTTATTATCAGTCAAGTAGTCCATTTGGCGGTGCTGCCGTTGATGAAATTATGTTGTAcatatgtaaaattattttcccCTTGTAATGGGGGCTTAAAGAATAAACATCAACATAAAGGGGGTAATCAGATTACTTAATCTGCTTTTAAGAATTTGCATCATAAATGTTATCATTCACTTTTCAACATGATTTATATTGGTTAACAGTTATGTTTGTTTGTAGCCATTTATTCATTTCAGAAAGCAAACTACAAAAACCTAACAGTATCTCATTCTCATGGGTCATGGGTTTGTGACTAATATTCATAATGTAATGTTTTTCCTCGATAATATATAGATCAATTTTTATCAATTCCTTTTCAGGTTcacaaaaaaatgtcaaaacacTACAGGCAGATGCAGGCTATACAAGAACAGGTATTCCCCATCCTCTGGTTATTTGACCTCTGCTCTGTCATTTAACATGaggtttgaaatttttttatgaattttccGCTGTATATTGAAGAACGAAAAACTTTCTCTTTTTGTATTTGAATGGAGCTCATGATGGGAAAACTATCATAGAGATATGAGATGTTATACGATGATCTGTGGGATTTTTTCTTCCTTCAAAGATAGTTATTGTGCAAAACctattgtttgatttttttagaacTTCCTATAGGTGAGTTCTTCTAAATCTGTTGAAAAGGATCTCAAAGCAATAAAAGCTAAACTTGGCGATGAAGAAGTACTGGAGAAGTCACTTGATGTCAAATTGGTTGAAATGCAAAGTAAAGGTATGTTCTTTTGCAAGCAAGCAAGCAAGCAAGCAATGATGGTGTACATTATATATGCCACTATGCCATGCTATGTTGTATTGATTTCTACGAGAAAACTTCAATGCTATATAGCATTGCTCTTTAAACATGTATATTAtatgtgtttgtgttgtgtttTCCCTTCATCTTTTTATGCTTGTTTTTTCCTCCTCAGTTGAGCATCTGGAAGGGTCGAAGAAGCAGTTGGAGAAAGAATGCAGTTCTGTGACCGAGGAAGGAACTAAATATCTAAGCAGTAAAAAATCAGAGGTGGAATCAAAGAGACTTGTCATTGAAACTAGACAGAG encodes:
- the LOC123920093 gene encoding glucose-6-phosphate isomerase 1, chloroplastic isoform X2; translated protein: MSLLKRWNRDLRRRLKLWRSLKKVRLRILMKVVWLDIIGLGIPIVLLIRFLRIRLIILLMRFVDSLMISSLIKPPSSPEGRFTQILSVGIGGSALGPQFVAEALAPDNPPLKIRFIDNTDPAGIDHQIAQLGPELASTLVIVISKSGGTPETRNGLLEVQKAFREAGLDFPKQGVAITQENSLLDNTARIEGWLARFPMFDWVGGRTSEMSAVGLLPAALQTIDIREMLLGASLMDEANRSTVIKNNPAALLALCWYWATDGVGSKDMVILPYKDSLLLFSRYLQQLVMESLGKEYDLDGNRVNQGISVYGNKGSTDQHAYIQQLREGVHNFFATFIEVLRDRPPGHDWELEPGVTSGDYLFGMLQGTRSALYANDRESITVTVQEVTPRAVGALVALYERAVGIYASLVNINAYHQPGVEAGKKAAGEVLALQKRVLAVLNEASCKEPIEPLTIEEVAERCHAPEDIEVIYKIIAHMAANDRALIAEGNCGSPRSVKVFLGECNVDELYA
- the LOC123920094 gene encoding kinetochore protein NUF2 homolog — translated: MSNYEYPRLPRKEIVQVLSQFGIASVTENEISNPKSLVVLDLYTRILNHLDFLPEEDNDQLQFDSLERLENPDLHLGSVRVIKIYHKIKQMLTGLECPNKFTFNMADLVKPDPHRTEFFLGALLNFCLYRDSRMNSISPIVDEFNDLEQKILDIENTKIVQLKLAIAEIKEARERDMPSVQEVDAKVKELRQTIANLNNEQMSLRTTLKKLKEKNVEMDDKISGAEFRLVQNVQGNGNLQSKIVQSPNKVQRALEEKKLAREVARNAERLAMHTFHEKTSHVEVLSKVHKKMSKHYRQMQAIQEQVSSSKSVEKDLKAIKAKLGDEEVLEKSLDVKLVEMQSKVEHLEGSKKQLEKECSSVTEEGTKYLSSKKSEVESKRLVIETRQRNVEAMLSKVDAVNSTITSVKKSATVKVDQLDGKRREIVEEFHKYSNSIAHVVESGLKDATIKGAGCDN